The Candidatus Deferrimicrobium sp. genome includes the window CCGCAGGCGGACACCTGCGTCCTCTTCACGATGACCGACAAGGCGAAATCGCACAAGGGGATCACCGCGTTTGTCGTCGACATGAAGTGGAAGGGGGTCTCGCTCGGAAAGCACGAGAAGAAGATGGGGATCAAGGCGTCCGCAACCTCATCGATCGTCTTCGAGGACGTCCGTGTCCCGGCGAAGAACCGGCTGGGAAACGAGGGGGACGGGTTCAAGGTCGCCATGAACACCCTTGACGGCGGCCGGATCGGGATCGCCTCCCAGGCGCTTGGGATCGCCCGCGCGTCGCTCGAGGACGCCCTCGCCTACTCGAAGGACCGGAAGCAGTTCGGGCAGGCGATCTGCGAATTCCAGGCGATCCAGTGGATGCTGGCGGATATCGCCACCGAGATCGACGCCGCCCGGCTGCTCACCTGGAGGGCCGCCTGGATGAAGGACCGAAAGATGCGCCACTCCAAGGAGTCGTCGATGGCGAAGCTGTACGCCTCGGAGGTGGCGATGCGCGCGGCGGTGAAGGGCGTGCAGATCCACGGAGGGTACGGTTACATCAAGGAGTACCCGGCGGAGCGTCACTTCCGCGACGCGAAGATCACGGAGATCTACGAGGGGACTTCCGAGATCCAGCGGCTGGTCATCGCGGCCGCTCTTCTGAAGGGATAGGGCGGGATGGACTTCCGCTTGACCGACGAGCAGCTGCAGGTCGAGGAGATGGTCCGCGGACTGTCCCGGAAGGAGTTCGCGCCACGAGCGGCGCAGGTCGACGAGGAGAGCCGCTACCCTGCAGAGAACCACCGGCGCCTGGCGGAGCTGGGGCTGCTCGGAATGCTGTACCCGGCCTCGTACGGGGGGGCGGAGGCGGGACCCGTCTCCTACGCCATCGCTTTGAGGGAAGTCGCGGGAGGATGCGCATCGACCGGGGTCGGGATGGCGGTCACCAATATGACGGGCGAGGCGATCTTCCGATTCGGGAACGATGCGCAGCGAAGCCGCTATCTTCCGATGCTCTCGGCCGGTAAGGGCGCCGGCGCGTTTGCGCTCACCGAGCCCGGCGCGGGCTCCGACGCCGGCGGGCTTTCGACGTTCGCCCGGAAGGACGGCGACGGGTTCATCCTCGACGGTTCCAAGGTCTTTATCACGAACGGCTCCCACGCCTGCGTCATGATCGTCATGGC containing:
- a CDS encoding acyl-CoA dehydrogenase, which encodes MVFDLTEEQRMIQDTAREFARKEVLPKAAELDENSRFPEELIRQMAELGFMGIAVPEEYGGAGMDNVCYAIAMEEISRACASTGVIMSVNNSLACDPILKFGSEEIKREYLVPMASGKKLGCFGLTEPGAGSDAGSQKTTAVRDGDFYVVNGTKNFITNAPQADTCVLFTMTDKAKSHKGITAFVVDMKWKGVSLGKHEKKMGIKASATSSIVFEDVRVPAKNRLGNEGDGFKVAMNTLDGGRIGIASQALGIARASLEDALAYSKDRKQFGQAICEFQAIQWMLADIATEIDAARLLTWRAAWMKDRKMRHSKESSMAKLYASEVAMRAAVKGVQIHGGYGYIKEYPAERHFRDAKITEIYEGTSEIQRLVIAAALLKG